A region of Salvia splendens isolate huo1 chromosome 17, SspV2, whole genome shotgun sequence DNA encodes the following proteins:
- the LOC121773359 gene encoding zinc finger protein CONSTANS-LIKE 4-like yields MAKSRCELCSNPARMFCDSDQASLCWDCDEKVHAANFLVAKHSRTLLCHVCHSPTPWKAAGPKLGPTVSVCHSCSRRSQTAEDRSRSGGESDSDGEDREYSTAESDDSSEDDDDYDEDEEEEEEEGDVDENQVVPWSASASDSPLAVSTSGGEVEEENVSLSSSKRARDDPFPSSEDEDGCSSWRNGEMSYEIESYEKCSSSSSGMLRPLKMRREGGGGAPAEASSGTAAIVEKLRRFEQEIVREERSEAMILGLCNLTRD; encoded by the exons ATGGCGAAAAGCAGGTGTGAGCTGTGCAGCAATCCGGCGAGGATGTTCTGCGATTCCGATCAAGCGAGTTTATGCTGGGACTGCGACGAGAAGGTCCACGCCGCCAATTTCCTGGTGGCGAAGCACTCGCGCACGCTCCTCTGCCACGTCTGCCACTCTCCGACGCCGTGGAAGGCCGCCGGCCCCAAGCTCGGCCCCACCGTCTCCGTCTGCCACTCCTGCAGTCGCCGATCTCAAACCGCCGAAGACCGATCTCGCAGCGGCGGCGAAAGCGACAGCGACGGAGAGGATCGGGAGTATTCCACCGCCGAGAGCGACGATTCGAGCGAAGACGACGACGATTACGAtgaagatgaggaggaggaggaggaggaaggtgACGTGGATGAGAATCAGGTGGTGCCGTGGTCGGCCTCCGCTTCCGATTCGCCGCTGGCGGTTTCGACCAGCGGCGGCGAGGTGGAGGAGGAGAatgtttctctctcttcatctaaAAGAGCGCGTGATGATCCTTTTCCCTCTTCTGAG GATGAGGATGGATGCTCGTCGTGGAGGAATGGGGAAATGAGTTATGAAATCGAATCCTATGAGAAATGTAGTTCATCGTCGTCGGGAATGTTGAGACCATTGAAGATGAGGAGAGAGGGCGGTGGTGGTGCGCCGGCGGAGGCGTCGTCGGGGACGGCGGCGATTGTGGAGAAGCTGCGGAGGTTCGAGCAGGAAATCGTGAGGGAAGAGAGAAGTGAAGCCATGATATTAGGTCTCTGCAATCTCACTAGAGATTGA
- the LOC121773668 gene encoding universal stress protein PHOS34-like isoform X1, which produces MQPDSDLPPLAAIKVRSSSPRFPPPTTPLSTETPTANAQRKIGIAVDLSDESAFAVKWAVSHYIRPGDAVILVHVRPTSVLYGADWGSVDLSIVDADNEESQRKLEDDFDAFTTTKASDLSQPLVDAQIPFKIHIVKDHDMKERLCLEVERLGLSALIMGRRGFGATKRGSDGRLGSVSDYCVRHCVCPVVVVRYPDEKESAEGAVVSVASAAEDEDEPEYHDASDGRKGVPSRQC; this is translated from the coding sequence ATGCAGCCGGACTCCGATCTCCCTCCCCTCGCCGCCATCAAGGTCCGCTCCTCCTCCCCCCGCTTCCCTCCCCCCACCACCCCCCTCTCCACCGAAACCCCCACCGCCAACGCGCAGCGCAAGATCGGCATCGCCGTCGACCTCAGCGACGAGTCCGCCTTCGCCGTCAAGTGGGCGGTCAGCCACTACATCCGCCCCGGCGACGCCGTCATCCTGGTCCACGTCCGCCCCACCTCCGTCCTCTACGGCGCCGACTGGGGCTCCGTCGACCTCTCCATCGTCGACGCCGACAACGAGGAGTCGCAGCGCAAGCTCGAGGACGATTTCGACGCCTTCACCACCACCAAAGCTTCCGATCTCTCGCAGCCGCTCGTCGACGCGCAGATCCCGTTCAAAATCCACATTGTGAAGGATCACGACATGAAGGAGCGCCTCTGCTTGGAGGTGGAGCGCCTAGGGCTTTCCGCCTTGATCATGGGGAGAAGGGGATTTGGGGCTACGAAGAGGGGGAGCGATGGGAGGCTCGGGAGCGTGAGCGATTACTGCGTGAGGCACTGCGTCTGTCCTGTTGTTGTTGTGAGATATCCTGATGAGAAGGAGAGCGCTGAAGGGGCTGTCGTGTCCGTGGCGTCTGCGGCcgaggatgaggatgagcctGAGTATCATGATGCGTCTGATGGTAGAAAAGGTGTGCCCTCTCGTCAATGTTAG
- the LOC121773513 gene encoding PAP-specific phosphatase HAL2-like has product MENDEFSKELNVAVRVVHMACSLCEKVQKQLISTNSDQVRSKDDHSLVTVADWSVQATVSWMLAKALGSHISIVAEEDTESLSRPESSSLLARVVDVVNECLAEATRFGLQGPVSALSASQVLDAISRCSSIGGRTGRHWVLDPVDGTLGFVRGDQYAIALAMIDGGDVKIGVLGCPNYPVKDDGLKKYSQQNLILSNKPSGEVGCVMYTRKDSRKAWMQPLIHRDEMLEWPNSAKLIRVSSISNPALATFCEPVEKSNSDHSFAAGVACNVGLRKKPLRVYSMVKYAAIARGEAEIYMRFASSSYKEKIWDHAAGVLLVQEAGGVVTDSGGHPLDFSKGIYLEGLDRGIIACSGHQLHEKLIGAVYASWESSNL; this is encoded by the exons ATGGAGAATGACGAATTCTCAAAAGAGTTAAATGTGGCGGTGAGGGTGGTTCACATGGCTTGCTCTCTCTGCGAAAAGGTGCAAAAGCAGCTGATTTCGACCAACTCCGATCAAGTTAGGTCCAAGGATGATCACTCCCTCGTCACTGTCGCAG ACTGGAGCGTTCAAGCAACGGTAAGCTGGATGCTCGCCAAAGCTCTTGGTAGCCACATTTCCATTGTTGCTGAAGAAGATACTGAAAGTTTATCCAGGCCCGAATCATCATCCCTCTTGGCAAGGGTTGTCGATGTTGTAAATGAATGCTTGGCGGAGGCAACTAGGTTTGGTCTTCAGGGTCCCGTTAGCGCACTCAGTGCTTCTCAAGTTCTAGATGCAATCAGCCGATGTAGCTCCATCGGAGGGCGTACAGGCCGGCATTGGGTACTTGATCCAGTTGACGGGACACTAGGTTTTGTTCGTGGAGATCAGTATGCTATTGCCCTTGCTATGATTGATGGCGGGGATGTCAAAATTGGAGTGCTCGGCTGCCCAAATTACCCTGTGAAGGACGATGGCCTAAAAAAGTATAGCCAGCAAAACCTTATATTGTCGAATAAACCATCTGGGGAAGTAGGATGTGTGATGTACACAAGGAAAGACAGCAGAAAAGCTTGGATGCAACCCTTAATTCATCGTGACGAGATGCTTGAGTGGCCAAATTCTGCAAAGCTTATCCGGGTTTCTTCCATTAGCAATCCTGCACTAGCAACATTCTGCGAACCGGTAGAAAAATCTAATTCGGATCACTCATTTGCTGCAGGAGTTGCCTGCAACGTTGGGCTGAG AAAGAAGCCCTTACGTGTTTACAGCATGGTTAAATACGCTGCCATAGCTCGAggagaagctgaaatttacatgAGATTTGCAAGCTCGTCATATAAAGAGAAAATATGGGACCACGCAGCAGGTGTTCTCCTCGTGCAAGAGGCTGGTGGTGTGGTCACTGATTCAGGAGGGCACCCTCTCGATTTCTCCAAAGGAATATACCTGGAAGGGCTCGACAGAGGCATAATTGCTTGCTCGGGGCATCAACTGCATGAGAAATTAATCGGAGCTGTTTATGCTAGCTGGGAATCATCTAACTTGTGA
- the LOC121775354 gene encoding pyrophosphate-energized membrane proton pump 2 gives MDDDMEGGSLGPYQERPRTFPNMRTKPYTPLIFRLLMRINSRVLLVLLILGLGVLFYIGAITSPTIVFVYTVCIVSFFVSIYLTKWVLSKDEGPPEMVQISEAIRDGAEGFFRTQYGTISKMAVLLGLVILIIYLLRSTSPQQESSGLGRAATAYITVASFLLGAICSGIAGYVGMWVSVRANVRVSSAARRSAREALQIAVRAGGFSALVVVGMAVLGIAILYSTFYVWLGVDSTGSTKITDLPLLLVGYGFGASFVALFAQLGGGIYTKAADVGADLVGKVEQGIPEDDPRNPAVIADLVGDNVGDCAARGADLFESIAAEIISAMILGGTMAQRCKIEDPSGFILFPLVVHSFDLVISSVGIFSIRNTRGSGAIGVLEDPMAILQKGYSVTILLAVVTFGLSTRWMLYTEQAPSAWLNFALCGLVGIITAYLFVCITKYYTDYKHEPVRTLALASSTGHGTNIIAGVSLGLESTALPVLVISVSIVSAYWLGQTSGLVDESGSPTGGLFGTAVATMGMLSTAAYVLTMDMFGPIADNAGGIVEMSQQPESVREITDVLDAVGNTTKATTKGFAIGSAALASFLLFSAYMDEVGSFAHIKFHQVDIAIPEVFIGGLLGSMLIFLFSAWACAAVGRTAQEVVNEVRRQFIERPGIMDYKEKPDYGRCVSIVASASLREMIKPGALAIISPIVVGIVFRVLGYYTGQPLLGAKVVASMLMFATVSGILMALFLNTAGGAWDNAKKYIETGALGGKGSECHKAAVTGDTVGDPFKDTAGPSLHVLIKMLATITLVMAPVFL, from the exons ATGGATGATGATATGGAGGGTGGGAGCTTGGGGCCTTACCAGGAAAGGCCAAGGACATTCCCAAACATGCGTACTAAACCCTACACTCCACTG ATATTTCGTCTACTGATGAGAATAAACAGCCGTGTTCTTTTGGTGCTTTTGATTCTTGGACTGGGAGTTCTCTTTTATATTGGTGCAATTACCTCGCCAACTATTGTGTTTGTATACACAGTTTGCATTGTCAGTTTTTTCGTGTCCATATACCTTACAAAATGGGTACTCTCTAAGGATGAAGGGCCTCCTGAAATGGTTCAG ATATCAGAGGCTATACGTGATGGTGCTGAAGGTTTCTTTAGGACTCAGTATGGAACCATCTCAAAAATGGCTGTTTTACTAGGATTAGTAATCCTGATCATATACCTATTGCGGAGTACAAGCCCACAACAAGAATCTTCTGGTTTAGGGAG GGCAGCAACTGCTTATATTACTGTTGCTTCTTTCCTTCTCGGGGCTATTTGTTCTGGTATTGCTGGCTACGTAGGGATGTGGGTCTCTGTACGTGCAAATGTTCGAGTCTCAAGTGCAGCAAGACGATCTGCAAGAGAAGCACTGCAG ATAGCTGTTCGTGCTGGTGGGTTTTCTGCTTTGGTGGTTGTCGGAATGGCTGTCCTTGGTATTGCTATTCTTTATTCCACCTTTTATGTTTGGCTGGGTGTAGATTCAACAGGTTCCACGAAGATCACTGACT tGCCTCTTCTTCTTGTTGGATATGGTTTTGGAGCTTCTTTTGTCGCACTTTTTGCGCAGTTGGGTGGTGGTATATATACCAAAGCGGCTGATGTTGGAGCCGATCTTGTTGGAAAGGTGGAGCAGGGTATTCCTGAAGATGATCCAAGAAATCCTGCTGTCATTGCTGATTTG GTTGGAGACAATGTTGGTGACTGTGCTGCTCGAGGTGCTGATCTGTTTGAAAGTATTGCTGCAGAAATAATTAGTGCAATGATACTTGGTGGTACAATGGCACAACGCTGCAAAATTGAAG ATCCATCTGGTTTTATTCTGTTTCCTCTGGTTGTTCACTCATTCGACCTGGTGATATCATCAGTTGGAATCTTTTCTATTCGCAATACACGTGGATCTGGAGCGATTGGTGTTTTAGAGGATCCAATGGCAATTCTGCAGAAAGGATATTCTGTAACAATATTGTTAGCAGTTGTGACTTTCGGTTTG TCCACCCGCTGGATGTTATACACGGAACAAGCACCTTCTGCATGGCTTAACTTTGCCTTGTGTGGTTTGGTTGGGATCATTACAGCTTACCTCTTCGTCTGCATCACTAAGTATTACACCGACTACAAGCATGAGCCTGTACGCACATTAGCTCTTGCTAGTTCCACTGGTCATGGAACTAATATTATTGCAGGAGTTAGTTTAGGCCTCGAATCAACAGCTCTTCCCGTTCTTGTTATAAGTGTATCCATAGTTTCAGCATATTGGCTGGGCCAGACTTCGGGTTTGGTTGATGAGTCTGGAAGTCCAACTGGTGGATTGTTTGGGACAGCTGTTGCCACAATGGGAATGCTCAGCACCGCAGCTTATGTCCTGACGATGGATATGTTTGGTCCAATTGCTGATAATGCTGGTGGAATTGTTGAAATGAGTCAGCAG CCTGAAAGTGTACGTGAAATTACTGATGTGCTTGATGCGGTTGGGAATACTACAAAGGCCACAACCAAGGGATTTGCAATTGGTTCTGCAGCATTAGCATCTTTTCTTCTGTTTAGTGCATACATGGATGAAGTAGGTTCATTTGCACATATAAAATTTCATCAG GTTGATATTGCCATTCCTGAAGTGTTTATTGGTGGACTTCTGGGCTCTATGCTTATATTTCTATTTAGTGCTTGGGCTTGTGCCGCGGTTGGTCGAACTGCTCAGGAGGTTGTGAATGAAGTAAGAAGACAGTTCATTGAGAGGCCCGGGATCATG GATTACAAGGAGAAGCCTGATTACGGTCGATGTGTATCTATAGTTGCCTCTGCTTCTTTAAGGGAGATGATTAAACCTGGAGCGCTGGCCATCATATCACCTATAGTTGTTG GTATTGTGTTCCGGGTGCTGGGCTACTACACAGGCCAGCCACTCCTCGGGGCAAAAGTCGTGGCATCGATGTTGATGTTTGCCACAGTTTCTGGCATCCTTATGGCCCTTTTCCTCAACACTGCTGGAGGTGCCTGGGATAATGCAAAGAAGTACATAGAGACAGGAGCTCTGGGAGGCAAAGGGAGTGAGTGCCATAAAGCCGCTGTCACCGGTGATAC AGTAGGAGACCCATTTAAAGACACAGCAGGACCTTCTCTTCATGTTCTCATCAAAATGTTGGCTACGATCACTCTTGTAATGGCTCCAGTCTTTCTGTGA
- the LOC121775367 gene encoding tRNA (guanine(37)-N1)-methyltransferase 1-like, with protein sequence MATKLSLFRPITLFPPPHFAAKPRFIAALSCSGNSPLSFSYGPSLHKGHSPLPLDSPIPPSPSLDEAAFTRVFDISALRVPSAICSTLENRLRGHLLNWSRVRNIARVPGDEIRSILPQSDELEDESLVALNRMLYGMAEGDGE encoded by the coding sequence ATGGCGACTAAGCTTTCCCTCTTCCGACCAATCACACTCTTTCCCCCGCCGCATTTCGCCGCCAAGCCCCGCTTCATCGCAGCCCTCTCCTGCAGCGGCAATTCCCCTCTCTCCTTCTCATACGGCCCCTCCCTCCACAAAGGCCACTCCCCTCTCCCTCTCGACTCACCAATTCCCCCCTCCCCCTCCCTCGACGAAGCCGCCTTCACCCGAGTCTTCGACATCTCCGCCCTCCGCGTCCCTTCCGCCATCTGCTCCACTCTCGAAAACCGCCTCCGCGGCCACCTCCTCAACTGGTCCCGAGTTAGGAACATCGCCAGAGTCCCAGGCGACGAAATTAGGTCAATTTTGCCCCAATCCGACGAATTAGAAGATGAATCGCTGGTGGCGCTGAACCGCATGTTGTACGGGATGGCGGAGGGGGACGGagagtga
- the LOC121773668 gene encoding universal stress protein PHOS34-like isoform X2, whose amino-acid sequence MQPDSDLPPLAAIKVRSSSPRFPPPTTPLSTETPTANAQRKIGIAVDLSDESAFAVKWAVSHYIRPGDAVILVHVRPTSVLYGADWGSVDLSIVDADNEESQRKLEDDFDAFTTTKASDLSQPLVDAQIPFKIHIVKDHDMKERLCLEVERLGLSALIMGRRGFGATKRGSDGRLGSVSDYCVRHCVCPVVVVRYPDEKESAEGAVVSVASAAEDEDEPEYHDASDGRKDS is encoded by the exons ATGCAGCCGGACTCCGATCTCCCTCCCCTCGCCGCCATCAAGGTCCGCTCCTCCTCCCCCCGCTTCCCTCCCCCCACCACCCCCCTCTCCACCGAAACCCCCACCGCCAACGCGCAGCGCAAGATCGGCATCGCCGTCGACCTCAGCGACGAGTCCGCCTTCGCCGTCAAGTGGGCGGTCAGCCACTACATCCGCCCCGGCGACGCCGTCATCCTGGTCCACGTCCGCCCCACCTCCGTCCTCTACGGCGCCGACTGGGGCTCCGTCGACCTCTCCATCGTCGACGCCGACAACGAGGAGTCGCAGCGCAAGCTCGAGGACGATTTCGACGCCTTCACCACCACCAAAGCTTCCGATCTCTCGCAGCCGCTCGTCGACGCGCAGATCCCGTTCAAAATCCACATTGTGAAGGATCACGACATGAAGGAGCGCCTCTGCTTGGAGGTGGAGCGCCTAGGGCTTTCCGCCTTGATCATGGGGAGAAGGGGATTTGGGGCTACGAAGAGGGGGAGCGATGGGAGGCTCGGGAGCGTGAGCGATTACTGCGTGAGGCACTGCGTCTGTCCTGTTGTTGTTGTGAGATATCCTGATGAGAAGGAGAGCGCTGAAGGGGCTGTCGTGTCCGTGGCGTCTGCGGCcgaggatgaggatgagcctGAGTATCATGATGCGTCTGATGGTAGAAAAG ATTCCTAA